The genomic stretch TCGAGCGCCATTTCATGGATACCATCGAAGGCGGTAAGTGGCTGCCCCGCCAGGACCTTGCCTGGCGGCTGGTCGAAGGGGCGGTCGAGCGGGTGCGCGAGCTCGAGAACGAGATCGGTTGCTTCTTTGACCGCAATCCGGACGGCACCCTGCATCAGAAGGCTTTCGCCGGGCAGAGCTTTGACCGCACCGTGCACAAGGCCGACCTGACCGGCATCGAGATCATCAACCGCCTGATGGAACAGGTGCGGGCGCTCGATGTGGAGGAGATGGAGGAGCACCGGGCCATCGAGCTGATACCCGCCGCGGACGGGTCGGGCATCGCCGGCGTGCTGTTCATCGATATGCGACGCGGCAGCTACCGCTTCGTGCAGGCCAAGGCAGTGTTGCTGGCCACGGGCGCCGGCCCGACCATGTACCGCTATCACACCCCGTCCGGCGACAAGACCTGTGATGGCCTGGCGATGGCAATGCGCTACGGCCTGAGCCTGCGCGACATGGAAATGGTGCAATTCCATCCCACCGGCTTGCTGGGCGGACCGGACACCCGCATGACCGGCACGGTGCTGGAGGAGGGCTTGCGTGGTGCGGGGGGCTGGTTGCTCAACGGCGATGGCGACCGTTTCATGACCCGCTACGATGCGCGCGGCGAGCGTGCCACGCGCGATGTGGTGAGTCGCGGCATCTATGCCGAAATGCGTGCCGGCAGGACTGGTCCGATGGGCGGCGTATATATCCAGATGAGCCACCTTGGCGCCGAGAAGGTCGCCAGGACATTCCCCGGGATGGTCAATCGCTGCAAGGATTGTGGTTTCGATCTGGCCGGCGGCCGGGTCGAGGTCGTTCCGACCGCCCACTACCTGATGGGCGGCGTGGAATTCAATGTCGACGGCAGCACGGCATCGCCAGGCCTGTTTGCCGCGGGCGAGGATTGTGGCGGCGTCCACGGCGCCAACCGGCTTGGCGGCAACGGCGTGGCAAATTCGACGGTCTTCGGCGGTATCGCCGGCGATTCGATGGCCGCCTATGCTTCGGGCGTGCAGCACTGGAAAGAACCGGACAAGCGCGTCATTGCCAGCGGCATCGAGCGGGCGGAGTACCCGTTCGCCAGATCGCCCGGAGCGATTCACGAACTGCGCGACGCGCTGGCGCAAACCATGTGGGACGACGTCGGGGTCTTGCGGAACGAAGCGGCCATGCGCCGCGGCCTGGATTCGTTGGCGTCGCACGGCGAGGCATTGATGGCCATGGGGGTTGCCGATGGCGACCGCCGCTACAACGTGACCTGGCATGACTGGATGAACCTGCAAAGCCTGGTGGACATCTCCCGCGTGATCACGGTGTCCGCGCTGGCGCGCGAGAACAGTCGTGGCGCGCATTTCCGCGAGGATTTCCCCGAGCCGGGTGACCTGCACAGCAGCCGCTATACCCGGGTGACGGCCGACGGCGATAGCCTACGCCTGGATATGGTCCCTGTGAAGTTCGACATCGTCCGGCCCGGCACCTCCCTGATTACCGGTGAGGCCGGTCAACCCCCCAAAGTTGCAGCATAGAGGACCGCTACGATGACCATTTCCATCGACCGGGTCGAGGAAGCCGCGTTCGAGATCATGAAGCGCGCCGCGATCGAGATCCCCCAGGACTACAAGCAAGGCATAAAGGCCTTGCAGCAGACGGAAACCGGAAAGCTGCCGCGCTTTGTCATTCACGCGATGCAGGACAACTGGGAAGCCGCGGACCAGGACCGGCGGCCCATGTGCGCGGATACCGGACTGCCGCGCTACTACGTCAAGGTCGGCAACAACGCCACCGTGGAGCGTGGCTTCGTGGCGGTCGAGCGCGCCCTGCGCAAGGCCACGGCGGACGCGACGCAGGCCGTTCCGCTGCGCCCGAATCGCGTCCACCCGCTATGGCGCACAGATAACAACAACAACGTCGGCATCAACGCGCCCGAGATCGAATGGTCCTTCGAGCCGGATGCCGACTGGGTCGATATTACGACAGTGCACAAGGGCGGTCTGTTCGGTACCGACTACCGGATGCTCTTCCCTGGCGACGGGATCGACGGCATCAAGCGCTTCGTGCTCGATACCCTGATCGCCTTCGGCAAGCGCGGCCTGGCATGCCAGCCGGCCATCGTTGGCATCGGTCTGGGTGGGTCCAAGGACACCTGCATGCAGCTAGGCAAGCAGGCGGCATGCCTGCGCGTGGTCGGAAATCGCAATCCTGATCCGAAAATCGCCGAACTGGAGCTGGAGCTGATGAAGCTCGGCAATTCCATCGGCATGGGTGCCATGGGCTTTGTCGGCTCGTCGATGGTTGTCGATTGCCATATCGAGGTCGGCCACACCCATACCGGCGGCATGCCGATCAGCCTGCATACCTTCTGTCTGTCGTCGCGCCGTGCCACGGCACGGATCCATGCCAACGGCGACATCGCATATCGCACGGACCCCCAGTGGTTCACCCCATACCTGCGCAGGGAGACGGTCGAATGGTAAGCCCCAAGGACGATGAACTGAAAGTCTTCCACATCAACTTGCCGGCCACGACGGCGGATATCGCCAGGCTTGAACTGGGCGCGGCCGTGTATTTGAGCGGCCTGGTCTATACCGCGCGAGAGGGAGTCTACAAGAAGGTCCTGGATGAAGGCCTTGACTTGCCGGTCGAGCTCAGGGGCCTGAGCAATGTCAATTTCCATTGCTCTCCGGCCGCGGCCCCTGACGGTGACGGCGGCTACAACGTAGGGGCGGTGACGGCGACAGCCAGTTTCCGGTTCTCGAAGTGGATTCCGAAATGGCTGGAGAAGACCGACTGCCGGATCTTTATCGGCAAGGGCGGCATGCCCGCCGATGATTACAAGCGGGTCATGGCACCTGGCGGGGCGGTCTATCTGACGACAGTGGGATATGGCACCGGCGCGCTGCTGGGACGGGGCATCAAGCGGGTGAAGGATGTGTTCTGGCTCGATGAGCTGGGCATTGCCCAGGCAATGTGGATGTTCGAAGTCGAGAACTTTGGCCCGTTTATCGTGGAAAGCGACCTGGAAGGTAACTCGCTGTTTGCGCAGCATGCCGAAGTGATCAATGCCGGCATCGAGAAGCTGTACGCCGGCCTCAAGCCCCCGGCATTGCACCGCTACGGCGAGACCGACGACCGCAAGAACGAAGTGATGTGACGCAAGCTCTCCAAAAGTCAACGAGGAACAGAACATGATTATCGATTTCCGTCTCCGCCCGCCGCTCGGTGGCTTCCTTGACACCCTGATGTACTCGGCAGGCGAGCGCCGCGATGGCTTCACCCGGACCGTCGGCTTCGAGCCGTCGCCCGCCGCGCAGCAGCAGTCGATGGACCTGCTGATGCAGGAGATGGACGGCGCCGGCGTCGACAAGGGCGTCGTGGTGGGGCGCCTTGCCGGCACCCTGGGGAGCGTGTCGAATGCCGATGTGGAGCAGATCGTGCGGGAATACCCCGGGCGCTTCATCGGGGCGGCGTCCATCGATCCGACCCAGCGCGTGGCGGCGTGCCAGACCATCTCCGATGCCGTTGCCGCAGGCTTCAAGGCCATCAACATCGAACCAGGCGCCTATCCCATACCGATGTACGCGGATGACAGACGCCTGTATCCGATCTACGCCCACTGCGAAGACCTGGATGTGCCGGTCATCATGATGGTGGGCGGCACGGCGGGGCCGGACCTGAGTTATTCGGACCCTGTGCGGACCGATCGTGTGCTGTCTGACTTTCCGCGGCTGAACGTGGTGGTGGTCCACGGCGGCTGGCCTTGGGTCACGGAGATTCTCCACATTGCGTTCCGACGTCCGAACCTGTACTTGTCCCCGGACATGTACTTCTCGCGGATGCCGGGGTGGGAGGAATACGTGAAGGCCGCCGATACCTTCCTGTCAGACCGGATGCTGTATGCAAGCTCGTTCCCGTTCTGCCCGGTGCGCGAGTACAAGCAGTGGTTCGAAACGCTGCCGATCCGCCCCGGCAATCTGGAAAAGATCATGGGCGCAAACGCCCGTCGTCTGTTGAAGCTGTAGGCACGCGGCGCACGTCCATGCGGCAGAATGACGTCGCCACCGCGACAGCGGGTCAAACCAACTATCGATTTGTCAGACATGGACGTTAAGACACTCTACACGCTTGTGGCGATCGCAGACCGAGGCAGCTTTGCCGAAGCAGGCAACGCGATCGGCCTGTCACTGTCGGCCGTGAGCATGCAAATGCGCTCGCTCGAAGACGAGCTTGGCATGACCATCTTCGATCGTAGCCGGCGGCCACCGGTGCTGACGGACGCCGGGCTTGCGTTCACGAACCGGGCCCGCGACCTGCTGACACACTGGGAGAGCATGAGCGCGGCGCTCAAGCGCGAAGCAGCGGGAGGCGTGCTCAAGCTCGGTTCGGTCCATACGTGCGTGTCGGGCGTACTGCCGCTCGCACTCAAGCGGCTCCAGCAGCAAGGGCATCGCATTGACATCCACCTGACCACCGGCCTCACGCACGATCTCGAACGGGCGGTGTACCGGCGCCAGCTCGATGTCGCAGTCGTCACGGAACCCGAAGTGCCGCGCCTGGACCTTCAGTTCATGCCGTTCTTCAATGAGGAGTTCGTCGTCATCACCCATGCCACGACGCGTGGCGACTCGGACAAAGGCGTGCTTGAAACCACGCCCTATGTCCGGTTCAACCGTACCGCGCGGGTCGGTCTACTGGTCCAGGAAGAAATGGTGCGGCGGCAGATTGCGGTCCGGTCGACCATGGAGATCGACACGCTCGAAGGCGTCATCGCCATGGTCGCCAACGGCCTGGGTTCTTCCGTGGTGCCGGCGCGTGGCGTCGAGAACGAGTTTCCGGCGTCGATTCGCACCCTCCCGTTCGGATCGCCGCCGCTGACCCGACGGCTTGGCATTCTGGTGCCCCGTGACAATCCGCGCGCGCACCTGTCGAAGCTGTTGCTGGACGCGCTGACCGAGGTTACGACGCCGGCTGGCACGCCCGACAACGGCAGGCCGAAACTGGTCAGGAAGGGCTAGCCATGGCAGCGCTGCGATTCTCGCTGCGGCAACTGGAACTGTTCTCGGCCGTGGCCAGAACAGGCTCGACCGCGGCGGCGGGCGAGACCGCCGCGCTGTCGCAGTCTGCGGTCAGCTCCGCCGTGAACGAGCTTGAGCAGATGCTAGGCGTGACGCTGTTTGATCGAATCGCCAAGCGTCTTGTGCTCAATGATGCTGGCCGCGCGCTGCAAGAGCGGGCCGCCCGCCTCATCTGGGAAGCGCGTTCGATCGAGCGTGAATTTTCCGGCGGGCATCCGTCTTACCACCTTAAGGTGGCGGCTAGCACGACCATTGGCAATTACCTGATTCCGCGGATCCTGACCGGATATCAGCGCCGGTATCCGGACCGGCGCGTCGATACAGCGATTGGCAATTCCCGCGAGGTAATGCGGCTGGTCAGCGAGGCCCACGTTGATGTCGGCCTGATTGAAGGCCCCAGTCTGGCAACCGATCTGGTCGTACGCCCATGGCGCGAGGATGAACTGGTGATTGTCGCGTCCGCGCAAGACCGGCTTGCAGTGGCGCAACGTGAATCCGGCGCGCTCGTATCCGCGGCGCAATTGCAGGCGGCCAGCTGGCTACTGCGGGAAGAGGGATCCGGTACGCGGGATGCGGTAAGACAGGCCTTGCACCCCTGCCTCGGGCCTCTGTCTCCGAAGGCGGTACTGGGCAGTTCGGAGGCCATCAAGTACGCGGTCGAGCTCGGGCTCGGCATCAGTTGCCTGTCGCGGCTATTGGTGCAGCCCATGCTAGACAGCGGAACGCTGGTGGAATTGCGCACTGGGCTGCCGCGGTGGACGCGCCCGCTGTCGCTGGTATCGCATCCGGCGCGACCTGTTTCATTGGCGATTTCCGAATTTCTGCATCCCGAGCGAACGGGATAGCGTAAAAAATACAAAAACTCATCAGGGCCAATTGAGAATTCGCATTCTTGAAAATGCGAGGGGGACTTATTTGCGAAAAATACAATAACAAATTTAACTGATAAGGCTGATCGCAATAATCCGTTTCGTATCGATGAGGTCCGAAATTAGGATGGATAAACCGCAGCATTCAAATGCGATCGTCGATGCCATGACGGCGCCACAAAAGGAGACAGCGATGCAAGCATCAGGTACTGAAAAGGCTTTTGGGCAATGGATTGGTCAGGCCAGACAATGGCTGCGCCGCATGCGTCGGAATCGCCTTCCAACAGCCGGATTTGGAGACGCCGGCGCCAAACGGCACGGCACGTCGGTGGCAATGACCATGTTCGCGTTCGCCATCGCTCCCCTTTACATGGCGGGAGCGCATGCCGAAGAATGGCCGGCGAAGCCGGTACGCCTGGTGGTGCCGTTTGCCTCCGGTGGCGCCACTGACCTGCTGGCGCGTGCCGTGGCTCTCGAACTGGGCAAGCAGTGGAAGCAGCCGGTGGTGGTGGACAACCGGCCCGGCGCCGGCGGTGCCGTCGGCGCGGAGATGGTAGCCAAGGCAAGCCCTGATGGCTATACGCTGCTGCTGGCTTCTGGCAGCATGTTCACGGTCAACCCGTTCATCTATCAAAAGCTGCCGTATTCCGCCGAGAGCTTCGAGATGATCAGCAAGGTAGCCAGCGGGCCAATGGTTGTGACCGTCAATACGCAAGTGCCGGCAAAAACCATGACCGAGCTGATTGCCTATGCCAAGGCCAACCCCGGAAAACTCACGTTCGCCTCGGCCGGTAATGGCAGCCAGGTACACATGGCCAGCGAGGCCTTCGCAGAGGCTGCCGGCATCGATGTGGTCCATGTGCCGTACAAGGGCGAGGGGCCGGCCTACGCGGACCTGATGGCCGGTACGGTCAACATGACCGTGGGCAATATCAACGCGATCTCGCCGCTGCTCAAGGGTGGCCGCTTGCGCGCGCTTGCCGTGACCGGCAAAGAACGCTCAACGCTGCTGCCCGATGTGCCGACGGCCGCCGAAGCCGGCTTGCAGGGGTTCACGTTCTACGGCTGGTTTGCGCTAATGGCACCGGCCGGTACGCCAAGAGCGTTGACTGCGAAGATGTATGCCGACCTGGAGAAGGCGGTGTCGGAACCCGGCATGCAACGCTACCTGGCGTCGCAGGGCATGGCCAGGACGCTCACGCCGAAGGGCCGGCTCCCCGAAGAGATCGCCCAGGAAGCCGGGCGCTGGAAGCTCCTGGTGGCGAAGCGGAAGATTGCTGCCAACTAGTGGTTGCAATGATGAGCGGACCAGCGCCCTGTGGCCAGGCGGATGATCCCGGCATCTATTCATCCGCCGCCCACCGCGCCCGGACCAGGGTGTAGCCAGGCATGGCAGCAACACTTTTGACAAGGCGACGGGCGACCATGGCGGCAGAACATTACGCAATCCTGGGTGCGACCATTGGGGCCGCCTATACGGTATTCGGCCTGACAGGCTTTGGCGCGGCGATGGTAGCGGTACCCGTGCTGGTGCAATTCCTTCCGCTGCAGTTCGTGGTGCCGATGCTGCTGCTGCTCGATCTGGTGGCGACCGCGGTGGTGGGTGTGCGGAACCGGAGTTCGGTGTCGCACACCGAATTGTTTCGATTGCTCCCGTTCATGATGATCGGCGTGGCGCTGGGCACCACCGTGCTGGCAAAGCTCGAATCCCGCTGGCTGCTAGTGGGGCTCGGCCTGTTTGTGCTGGCCATGACGGCGCGCGCATTGATGGGTTCCTCGGGGCGCATGGCTGCCGCCGCAAAGGGGTGGTCAGTGCCGGCCGGTGTCATTGGTGGCGTATTCAGCGCTTTGTTTGGCACGGGCGGGCCAATCTATACGATGTATCTGGCGAGCCGTCTTCCTGAGATCGATGTGTTCCGGTCCACCATTGCGTCCGTGATCCTGTCCAGTGCGGTAGCCAGGCTGCTGGCGTTTGCCGGCGGCGGTCTCCTGCAACAAGACGAGCTATGGCGCAGTGCCGCGTTTGCCATGCCATTCAGTCTGGCCGGGTTGGCCGTGGGCTCCTGCCTGCGCCGGCGCATCTCGGCAGATGCCGTACGCCGTGCGCTGCTGGTGTTCCTCGGTGCCAGTGGCGCTTCGGTGCTGGTCCGCGGCCTGCTGATGCGATGACATCCTGTCCGCACAGCGCTCACCATAGCGGCGCACGCAGCGGGCCACGGAGTATCCCATTCGCCATTGAGTTTTATTTCAATTGATCATGGTTTCCCGGCGGAATAGCCTTGCGCGGGCGTATCACCATGAGAGCGAGGAAGAGACTATGGCAGCAAGTGTGAAAGACATCATCTCCCGGATAAAAGGCCCGGCTTCGACCTATGTGCAGGCATTTGAGACGCACCGGTCCCACTTGCATGCGGCGGAAGATGGAGAAGCGGGATTGACGCCTCGCCAGCGTGCGCTGGTCCGGATCGCCATTGCCGTCGCAATTCCGAGCGCGGAAATGTTGCGAACCTGCAGGAACGAAGCAGAGGGGATCGTTGCGCGAGAGGAGATCGAGCAGGCAGTCAGCGTTGCCACTGCCTTGCGGGCCGGTGCCGCGGTGGCTTACGGCAGGCTGGCGTACAAGTACCTCAATGGCGAAGAAGACGGCGCCGCCGTCTCTTCGGCTGTTTCCGAAATCAAGAAAGATCGTGAGCTGATGACCCAATTCCGCAGGTCATCGCCAGCGGATTTCGAGCGGCTGACGAAGATGCTCGGCGAGATGCACAAGGAGGGGCTGCCCCTGTCCAGGCTCGACTATGAATTGCTTGCTATCGGCTGCGCTACTATTACCCAGTGCGTGTATTGCATGGAGCGTCATGTTGATGCGGCGCGCGCGCTAGGCATCGTGCCAGCGCAGGTTGCGCAGGTGGTTCACCTGGCCGTGTCGGCCCGGATCGAAGCGTCGTTCCTCGCAGCCGGAGAGATTCTGTAAAAACGGCCGCGAAGTGCAAGCTGGCTTATGCCATGGCATGGCTTGGCATGGCTTGGCTTCGCGTGGCTCGGCATCCGTAGCAGGCCATTTTCGCTCGCGCATACCCGAATGATGATTATTCTCCCCCAGCTTCGCGTAGCAGCCTTGGTCTTCATTGGCGCCATGATGGCCTCCTCGGCGTTCGCCCAGTCATGGCCGACGAAGCCCGTCAGGCTTGCTGTGCCTTTCGCAGCAGGCGGCGCGACGGATGTCATCGCCCGATCTCTGGCGCAAAAGCTTGGCGAAATATGGAAGCAGAGCGTCGTAGTGGATAACAGGCCTGGCGCCGGTGGCGGTGTCGCGGCGTCGCTCGTGGCAAAGTCTCCTGCAGACGGGCATACTATGATCCTGGTCGGCGGAAGTCAGCTGACGGTGAACCCGCACATCTATCGGCAATTGCCGTATAGCCCCTCAGACTTCACCATCATTGCCAATATAGCCAGAGGCCCGAAGGTGATTGCTGTTGGCTCCGCTGTCCCCGCCCAGACTCTGAAGGACCTTGTGGCGCTTGCCAGATCAAGGCCGGGCCAGCTGAATTTTGGATCTGCTGGCAATGGCACACAGGTCCACATGGCGGGAGAAGCGTTTGCCGATGCCGCAAGGATCGATATCAAGCACGTGCCCTATAAGGGCGAGGCTCCCGCGTTGAATGACCTGATGGGGGGGCAAGTGCAGATTGTGGTTGGAAACATCGCAGCCGTATCTCCATTTGTAAACGCTGGCCGCATCAAGGCGCTGGCGATTACCGATAAAAGCCGCTCTCCCATGTTGCCGGAAGTGCCTACTGCAACCGAAGCTGGAGTTCCAGGCCTGGAAGATATTTCGGCATGGTTTGCGCTGCTAGTTCCCGCGGGTACGCCAGCAGACATTGTGCGCAAAATCCGGGCCGACACTGTCAAGGCGCTGCAAGACAACGAACTCAAGGCGGGACTGATGTCGCAGGGCATGCGTGCGGGGGGTGAAGATGCGTCGCAGATGAAGGCAATCATTGCAGCCGAATCGCAGAAGTGGGCCCGAATCGTCAAGCTGAAACAGCTCAGCGCAGACTGACCTGGCCCACGGCTAGGAACTGAGAGCGCGATCCCAGACGGGCACCTCGCCAATATCGGCAACCAGGAAGTCGATGAAGCTGCGAATGACAGCGCGCGCATAACGCGAGCGGTAGTACATCGCGTACAGCGAATGTGAGATCGCCGCGCGGTATTCCGGGACCACAAGCTTCAGGTGTCCTGACAGGATATCGTGGGAGACCAGATAGGTGGGCAGGCAAGCGACACCGTAGCCCTGCAACGCGGCCTCGCGCAACGCCAGGCTGGAATTCGAGGTCAGCCTGGACGCGATGCCGATGTGCTGCACCATCATTTCTCTCTGGAACGTCCATGCGCCATTCATGGTCATTTCCGGATAAACCAGGCATTGATGCCGCATCAGGTCGGAAGGTTCCAGAATCGCTTCATGCCTGGCCAGGTACGCTGGCGCAGCGCAATATACCCAGTGTATGGGTGCCAGCTTGCGAGCCGCGTAGCCCGAGTCGGTGTCGCCCGTGATGCGCACCGCGACATCAAAGTTCTCTTCAGCGAGATTTACCAGCCGGTCTTCAAGTGTTACGCGCGCGTCCACATCCGGATATGCGCCGAGGTACCTGCCAACTATAGGGGTAAGTTGCTTGCTGCCGAACGCAATGGAGCAAGTCACCCTCAGTGTCCCTTCAAGGCGCTGGGACTGTCTGGTTGCATCAAGGGTGCTTTCCACGTCGGAGAGAATTCCGTTCGCCCGCTCCAGCATGATGCGGCCGCTATCCGTCAGCGTCATGCTACGGGTCGTGCGCTTAACGAGCAATACGCCAAGTCGGTCTTCGAGCTGCGAAAGGCTCTTGCTCACGGCTGAAGGCGACAGATTGAGTTCTCTCGCAGCTGCGCTCAAGCTGCCCAGTTCGGCCACCCTGACAAACACAGTTATCTGTGTGAACGTTGCGAAGCTTTTAGACATATTTTCGGAGGCGCCGGCCTGGCAGCGTATGCGCGTCCCCTGTAGTGCTGAGGGCAGCATCATTCTATTCCGAAGTGTGACGCATCGCATCTACCTGGTTCGCACCACTTACCCGGCGACCGCCGTCATCTTTGACTTTCCCTCAAAGATGGTTTGAGGGGATTTCGCTAACTGAATCGTCGAAAGTCCCTGAGAATGGATCGGGGTCAAAGTCGAAAGGAAGTGAGGACCACCAATCCGTATACAAGTGTTGGTGTGCTGAAAACTAAAGAAGGTCCGACTGCCGAACT from Cupriavidus nantongensis encodes the following:
- a CDS encoding L-aspartate oxidase, translating into MQIEHHKTDILILGTGGAGLFAALHAKKANPALKVSVAVKGLLGKCGCTRMVQGGYNVALSAGDSVERHFMDTIEGGKWLPRQDLAWRLVEGAVERVRELENEIGCFFDRNPDGTLHQKAFAGQSFDRTVHKADLTGIEIINRLMEQVRALDVEEMEEHRAIELIPAADGSGIAGVLFIDMRRGSYRFVQAKAVLLATGAGPTMYRYHTPSGDKTCDGLAMAMRYGLSLRDMEMVQFHPTGLLGGPDTRMTGTVLEEGLRGAGGWLLNGDGDRFMTRYDARGERATRDVVSRGIYAEMRAGRTGPMGGVYIQMSHLGAEKVARTFPGMVNRCKDCGFDLAGGRVEVVPTAHYLMGGVEFNVDGSTASPGLFAAGEDCGGVHGANRLGGNGVANSTVFGGIAGDSMAAYASGVQHWKEPDKRVIASGIERAEYPFARSPGAIHELRDALAQTMWDDVGVLRNEAAMRRGLDSLASHGEALMAMGVADGDRRYNVTWHDWMNLQSLVDISRVITVSALARENSRGAHFREDFPEPGDLHSSRYTRVTADGDSLRLDMVPVKFDIVRPGTSLITGEAGQPPKVAA
- a CDS encoding fumarate hydratase, with the protein product MTISIDRVEEAAFEIMKRAAIEIPQDYKQGIKALQQTETGKLPRFVIHAMQDNWEAADQDRRPMCADTGLPRYYVKVGNNATVERGFVAVERALRKATADATQAVPLRPNRVHPLWRTDNNNNVGINAPEIEWSFEPDADWVDITTVHKGGLFGTDYRMLFPGDGIDGIKRFVLDTLIAFGKRGLACQPAIVGIGLGGSKDTCMQLGKQAACLRVVGNRNPDPKIAELELELMKLGNSIGMGAMGFVGSSMVVDCHIEVGHTHTGGMPISLHTFCLSSRRATARIHANGDIAYRTDPQWFTPYLRRETVEW
- a CDS encoding fumarate hydratase C-terminal domain-containing protein, with translation MVSPKDDELKVFHINLPATTADIARLELGAAVYLSGLVYTAREGVYKKVLDEGLDLPVELRGLSNVNFHCSPAAAPDGDGGYNVGAVTATASFRFSKWIPKWLEKTDCRIFIGKGGMPADDYKRVMAPGGAVYLTTVGYGTGALLGRGIKRVKDVFWLDELGIAQAMWMFEVENFGPFIVESDLEGNSLFAQHAEVINAGIEKLYAGLKPPALHRYGETDDRKNEVM
- a CDS encoding amidohydrolase family protein, whose product is MIIDFRLRPPLGGFLDTLMYSAGERRDGFTRTVGFEPSPAAQQQSMDLLMQEMDGAGVDKGVVVGRLAGTLGSVSNADVEQIVREYPGRFIGAASIDPTQRVAACQTISDAVAAGFKAINIEPGAYPIPMYADDRRLYPIYAHCEDLDVPVIMMVGGTAGPDLSYSDPVRTDRVLSDFPRLNVVVVHGGWPWVTEILHIAFRRPNLYLSPDMYFSRMPGWEEYVKAADTFLSDRMLYASSFPFCPVREYKQWFETLPIRPGNLEKIMGANARRLLKL
- a CDS encoding LysR family transcriptional regulator — protein: MDVKTLYTLVAIADRGSFAEAGNAIGLSLSAVSMQMRSLEDELGMTIFDRSRRPPVLTDAGLAFTNRARDLLTHWESMSAALKREAAGGVLKLGSVHTCVSGVLPLALKRLQQQGHRIDIHLTTGLTHDLERAVYRRQLDVAVVTEPEVPRLDLQFMPFFNEEFVVITHATTRGDSDKGVLETTPYVRFNRTARVGLLVQEEMVRRQIAVRSTMEIDTLEGVIAMVANGLGSSVVPARGVENEFPASIRTLPFGSPPLTRRLGILVPRDNPRAHLSKLLLDALTEVTTPAGTPDNGRPKLVRKG
- a CDS encoding LysR family transcriptional regulator, whose protein sequence is MAALRFSLRQLELFSAVARTGSTAAAGETAALSQSAVSSAVNELEQMLGVTLFDRIAKRLVLNDAGRALQERAARLIWEARSIEREFSGGHPSYHLKVAASTTIGNYLIPRILTGYQRRYPDRRVDTAIGNSREVMRLVSEAHVDVGLIEGPSLATDLVVRPWREDELVIVASAQDRLAVAQRESGALVSAAQLQAASWLLREEGSGTRDAVRQALHPCLGPLSPKAVLGSSEAIKYAVELGLGISCLSRLLVQPMLDSGTLVELRTGLPRWTRPLSLVSHPARPVSLAISEFLHPERTG
- a CDS encoding tripartite tricarboxylate transporter substrate binding protein, with product MFAFAIAPLYMAGAHAEEWPAKPVRLVVPFASGGATDLLARAVALELGKQWKQPVVVDNRPGAGGAVGAEMVAKASPDGYTLLLASGSMFTVNPFIYQKLPYSAESFEMISKVASGPMVVTVNTQVPAKTMTELIAYAKANPGKLTFASAGNGSQVHMASEAFAEAAGIDVVHVPYKGEGPAYADLMAGTVNMTVGNINAISPLLKGGRLRALAVTGKERSTLLPDVPTAAEAGLQGFTFYGWFALMAPAGTPRALTAKMYADLEKAVSEPGMQRYLASQGMARTLTPKGRLPEEIAQEAGRWKLLVAKRKIAAN
- a CDS encoding sulfite exporter TauE/SafE family protein translates to MAAEHYAILGATIGAAYTVFGLTGFGAAMVAVPVLVQFLPLQFVVPMLLLLDLVATAVVGVRNRSSVSHTELFRLLPFMMIGVALGTTVLAKLESRWLLVGLGLFVLAMTARALMGSSGRMAAAAKGWSVPAGVIGGVFSALFGTGGPIYTMYLASRLPEIDVFRSTIASVILSSAVARLLAFAGGGLLQQDELWRSAAFAMPFSLAGLAVGSCLRRRISADAVRRALLVFLGASGASVLVRGLLMR
- a CDS encoding carboxymuconolactone decarboxylase family protein is translated as MAASVKDIISRIKGPASTYVQAFETHRSHLHAAEDGEAGLTPRQRALVRIAIAVAIPSAEMLRTCRNEAEGIVAREEIEQAVSVATALRAGAAVAYGRLAYKYLNGEEDGAAVSSAVSEIKKDRELMTQFRRSSPADFERLTKMLGEMHKEGLPLSRLDYELLAIGCATITQCVYCMERHVDAARALGIVPAQVAQVVHLAVSARIEASFLAAGEIL
- a CDS encoding Bug family tripartite tricarboxylate transporter substrate binding protein, whose protein sequence is MMIILPQLRVAALVFIGAMMASSAFAQSWPTKPVRLAVPFAAGGATDVIARSLAQKLGEIWKQSVVVDNRPGAGGGVAASLVAKSPADGHTMILVGGSQLTVNPHIYRQLPYSPSDFTIIANIARGPKVIAVGSAVPAQTLKDLVALARSRPGQLNFGSAGNGTQVHMAGEAFADAARIDIKHVPYKGEAPALNDLMGGQVQIVVGNIAAVSPFVNAGRIKALAITDKSRSPMLPEVPTATEAGVPGLEDISAWFALLVPAGTPADIVRKIRADTVKALQDNELKAGLMSQGMRAGGEDASQMKAIIAAESQKWARIVKLKQLSAD
- a CDS encoding LysR family transcriptional regulator; amino-acid sequence: MMLPSALQGTRIRCQAGASENMSKSFATFTQITVFVRVAELGSLSAAARELNLSPSAVSKSLSQLEDRLGVLLVKRTTRSMTLTDSGRIMLERANGILSDVESTLDATRQSQRLEGTLRVTCSIAFGSKQLTPIVGRYLGAYPDVDARVTLEDRLVNLAEENFDVAVRITGDTDSGYAARKLAPIHWVYCAAPAYLARHEAILEPSDLMRHQCLVYPEMTMNGAWTFQREMMVQHIGIASRLTSNSSLALREAALQGYGVACLPTYLVSHDILSGHLKLVVPEYRAAISHSLYAMYYRSRYARAVIRSFIDFLVADIGEVPVWDRALSS